Proteins encoded together in one Candidatus Acetothermia bacterium window:
- a CDS encoding ATP-binding cassette domain-containing protein produces MNAIAVRDLTVHYEGRPRPALAALSLSIPAGELVVVAGPSGSGKSTLFHALLGFVPEGIPARVAGEVFLFGQPAPPSLYRRADGIGLVQQDPEAQICTLRVRDEVAFGPENLGFPRAKIAGRVETALATVGLTALADRATWTLSGGEKQRLSLAAALALAPKVLLLDEPTAHLDPPAAAGLLGLVAELHAEGRTVIVAEHRLGPLARLRPRFLRLAAGRLAADRRGIPHAAAPADDLPRPAPPRGGRLLAVRGLSFAYPGGNDLFHRLSFDLAPGEILGVIGPNGAGKTTLLRLLAGLTSPHAGTIALAAGHRPGDGVGLVFQMPHHQLFAASVAEELILGRPRVDGDGRAWLTRAGLVDLAHEHPLRLSVGERRRLTVILALSRRPRLSLLDEPFIGQDWANRRWIASELVRAVQEGSGAILVSHDIPAVARLAHRVLYLGEEALLGSPGEVFRTLASQGRDAFTPEFWEGR; encoded by the coding sequence TCGCCGCCCTCTCCCTGAGCATCCCGGCGGGGGAGCTCGTGGTGGTGGCCGGCCCGTCCGGGTCGGGGAAGAGCACCCTGTTCCATGCCCTGCTCGGGTTCGTGCCCGAGGGGATCCCGGCCCGGGTGGCCGGGGAGGTGTTCCTGTTCGGCCAGCCGGCCCCACCCTCGCTGTACCGCCGAGCGGACGGGATCGGGCTCGTGCAGCAGGACCCCGAGGCCCAGATCTGCACCCTGCGGGTGCGGGATGAGGTCGCGTTCGGCCCGGAGAACTTGGGGTTCCCCCGGGCGAAGATCGCCGGTCGGGTGGAGACGGCGCTGGCTACCGTGGGATTGACCGCGCTGGCCGACCGGGCTACCTGGACCCTGTCCGGAGGGGAGAAGCAGCGATTGAGCCTGGCCGCAGCATTGGCCCTGGCGCCGAAGGTCCTGCTCCTGGACGAGCCCACCGCTCACCTCGATCCCCCGGCCGCGGCCGGGCTGCTTGGGTTGGTGGCGGAACTCCACGCGGAGGGACGAACGGTGATCGTGGCCGAGCACCGGCTGGGTCCGCTGGCCCGGCTGCGCCCGCGGTTCCTGAGGCTGGCCGCGGGCCGCCTGGCCGCCGACCGCCGCGGCATTCCCCACGCGGCCGCCCCGGCCGACGATCTACCCCGCCCGGCCCCGCCCCGAGGCGGACGCCTGCTCGCGGTGCGGGGGCTCTCGTTCGCCTACCCCGGCGGGAACGACCTGTTCCATCGGCTTTCGTTCGACCTCGCCCCGGGGGAGATCCTGGGGGTGATCGGCCCCAACGGCGCCGGAAAGACGACCCTGCTGCGGCTCTTGGCCGGCCTGACCTCACCCCACGCCGGGACCATCGCCTTGGCCGCTGGCCACCGCCCCGGCGACGGGGTGGGCCTGGTCTTCCAAATGCCCCATCACCAGTTGTTCGCGGCGTCGGTGGCCGAGGAACTCATCCTGGGACGGCCCCGGGTGGACGGGGATGGCCGGGCATGGCTGACCCGGGCCGGCCTCGTCGACCTTGCCCACGAGCACCCGTTGCGGCTGAGCGTGGGGGAGCGACGCCGCCTGACGGTGATCCTCGCCCTGAGCCGCCGGCCGCGTCTCTCGCTCCTCGATGAGCCGTTCATCGGCCAGGATTGGGCGAACCGGCGGTGGATCGCCTCGGAGCTCGTCCGTGCCGTCCAGGAGGGAAGCGGGGCGATCCTCGTGTCCCATGACATCCCGGCCGTGGCCCGTCTCGCCCACCGGGTGCTGTACCTCGGGGAAGAGGCGCTGCTCGGCTCACCGGGGGAGGTGTTCCGGACGCTGGCCAGCCAAGGTCGGGACGCGTTCACCCCGGAGTTCTGGGAGGGAAGATGA
- a CDS encoding energy-coupling factor transporter transmembrane protein EcfT yields MRHPLAKFALLCAYAAAVVAAPGLAVKGGLVLTAVALGRRRLLSRRAFHAALAFGGFVFLVQALLAPGEPVAGLGPFTLTQDGLRAGAEMALRFLGVLAGSLLFLATTPPDAFAAALSQTRLPYRYTYVLVMTLRFLPLFQTEYQRVREAQRARGLLLRPWNLLAHVRWTALPVLAAALARADAVALSMQARGFGRYPRRTSLNAIPWEPADVGLLILATVGFATAGWFAAGGGRWP; encoded by the coding sequence ATGAGGCACCCCCTGGCCAAGTTCGCCCTGCTCTGCGCCTACGCGGCGGCGGTGGTGGCCGCCCCCGGCCTCGCGGTCAAGGGCGGCCTCGTCCTCACCGCGGTGGCCCTTGGGCGGCGACGCCTCCTTTCCCGGCGGGCGTTCCACGCCGCCCTGGCGTTTGGCGGGTTCGTGTTCCTCGTGCAGGCGCTGCTTGCCCCCGGGGAGCCGGTGGCGGGCCTCGGCCCGTTCACCCTAACGCAGGACGGGCTCCGGGCCGGGGCGGAGATGGCCCTGCGGTTCCTGGGGGTGCTCGCAGGGAGCCTCCTGTTCCTGGCCACCACCCCGCCGGACGCGTTCGCCGCTGCCCTGTCCCAAACCCGGCTGCCCTACCGGTACACGTACGTCCTGGTGATGACGCTGCGGTTTCTGCCCCTGTTCCAAACGGAGTACCAGCGGGTACGGGAGGCCCAGCGGGCGCGGGGGCTCCTCTTGCGGCCGTGGAACCTCCTCGCCCATGTCCGCTGGACGGCCCTTCCGGTGTTGGCCGCCGCCCTCGCCCGGGCGGACGCGGTGGCCCTCTCCATGCAGGCACGGGGGTTCGGCCGGTATCCCCGGCGGACGAGCCTCAACGCCATCCCGTGGGAGCCGGCCGACGTGGGGCTACTGATCTTGGCGACGGTGGGGTTCGCCACCGCGGGCTGGTTCGCCGCCGGAGGGGGACGATGGCCGTAA
- a CDS encoding molybdopterin-dependent oxidoreductase: MAVSRWTRLVLFGAGFLGLAAYAIVRSLAPAGPTLVLEGPRTVRVTLAELTALPAIEREGAYQNQYGNWRDAGRYRGVALTVLLERYFPGVRVTQVRVEGADGYTVELPEERVYDPAYPLVLAYAMDGREIPEWPDGPRLVILPEQGRVGNAEYGVDSVGAFWVKTVVRILVETR, encoded by the coding sequence ATGGCCGTAAGCCGCTGGACGAGGCTCGTCTTGTTCGGGGCCGGTTTCCTCGGGCTGGCCGCGTACGCCATCGTCCGCAGCCTGGCCCCGGCCGGGCCGACGCTGGTCCTCGAAGGCCCGCGGACGGTGCGGGTGACCCTCGCCGAGCTCACGGCCCTGCCGGCCATCGAACGGGAGGGCGCCTACCAGAACCAGTACGGGAACTGGCGCGATGCGGGACGGTACCGCGGGGTCGCCCTGACGGTCCTGCTCGAACGGTACTTCCCCGGCGTCCGGGTGACCCAGGTCCGGGTGGAAGGGGCCGATGGGTACACGGTCGAGCTCCCAGAGGAGCGCGTGTACGACCCGGCCTATCCGCTGGTGCTGGCCTACGCCATGGACGGCCGAGAGATCCCGGAGTGGCCGGATGGGCCACGGCTCGTCATCCTTCCCGAGCAGGGGCGGGTGGGGAACGCCGAATACGGGGTGGACTCGGTGGGCGCGTTTTGGGTCAAAACCGTGGTCCGCATCCTGGTGGAGACGCGCTAG